The Bacteroidota bacterium DNA window AATCGAGTCCTGTATCGTTAAAAGATTAAAAAAAGTTTGTCAGTATAAAATAAGCCGGAATCGGTAGCGTTCTAGCTGTATCTAAAAGATATAGCATGATAAAAACTACTACTTATTCAGACTTAATTAACTATGCATACAATGAGAATGGTCTCATTGATGGAGATCGCACGCAACGTGCTATTGACGGAGATCCGAATTTGAAAAGTGAATATGACGAAATCTATAAAGTCATCAATACTTTAGATTCAGTTCAAGCTCCGCAGGTCCCTGACAGATGCATTGAAAAGATTCTTCTGTTCTGCTAAATCGGAAGTAAATAAAAAAGCCAGCTTGTCATTGACGAGCTGGCTTTTTTGTCTCTCTAACCTTTTTCTGTTGTCAATGCATAGGCACGTGCGTTTTTGAATTATGAGTACAATGTATGTCCGCACCGGTGCCATATCAATTTTTTTAGCCCATTATCTTACATTCAATGGTGAAGGTTAGGTAGAACATGGTAAATAACCTTCTCTCCTCATTTCAGCCTTGTTTTCTTTAATGATTTGTTTGATGCTTATTAAACAAGAACATTATGTAATTAAGAAAATACTTAAAGAATAGTACCTTTGACCGCATGACCAAAAAGGAACTTTTCAAAAACGTCATCGAGTATTTTGAAAGGGAAATGCCGGTAGCGGAAACAGAGTTGCAGTATAAAGATCCGTATCAATTATTGGTTGCGGTAATTCTATCTGCTCAGTGCACCGATAAACGTGTGAATGAAACAACGCCGGCTTTGTTTAATAAATTTCCTAATGCAAAAGCAATGGCTTTGGCATTGCCGGAAGATATTCTGCCTTTTATAAAAAGTATCAGTTATCCGAATAATAAAGCAAAGCATCTTGCAGGAATGGCAAAAATGCTGGTGAATGACTTTAAAAATGTTGTTCCATCGGATATTGATGATTTGCAAAAATTACCCGGAGTCGGAAGGAAAACAGCCAATGTTATCGCATCAGTAGTGTTTGATAAAGCTGCTATGGCTGTTGATACGCATGTATTTCGTGTGTCGGCCAGAATCGGTTTAACTACCAATGCAAAGACACCCTTGCAAACTGAAATGCAGCTGATCAAATATATTCCAGAATCGAAAATTGCCAGAGCTCATCATTGGTTAATTCTTCATGGCAGATATGTTTGTATAGCAAGAAAACCAAAATGTGAAATTTGTGGCTTAACGGAATTTTGTAAATACTTTCAGAAGAATTTGAGGAATAGTCGTAAATTTGTGGCTGCAGCACGTGAATGATAATTTTAAAATATAAATAGTTTAAAACATAAAATATAAATCAATTATGATCAGATCAGCAACAGCAAACTGGAAAGGAACCGGTAAAGAAGGTAAAGGTACAATGTCGTCGGCAAGTAAAGTGCTTGACAATGCACAGTACTCTTATGGTACTCGTTTTGAAAATGGTATCGGAACTAATCCGGAGGAACTGGTAGGAGCAGCTCATGCAGGATGTTTCTCAATGAAATTAAGTTTCGTTTTAACTGCAGCGAATTTTCCACCGGAGAATATTGACACAAAGTGCGACATCACATTTGAAGGTGGAGTAGTTTCTAAATCTGCATTGCATGTAACAGCAAAAGTACCGGGAATCACAAATGAAAAATTTCAGGAGTTAGCAGCAGATGCAAAAGCAAATTGCCCTATTTCGAAGTTGTTGAATACAGAGATAACTTTGGAGGCAGTACTTGCTTAAAAAGTAAAACACAAAGAACACAAGTTCACAAAAGCCCACGGAATTCCGTGATCTTATTGTGATCTTGTGTTCTCAGTGTTTTATTTTTTTCTTCAAACTTTATTCTTCTTTTTTTCTTTTCCTAAAAAACCTTCTTAAACTTCAACCGCCCCAGATCATAATTCGTAACATTAGTAGTACTATCCAACTGCTTCTGATGATCGTGCCAAAATCCTTCGCGTAAAGTATTATAATGCGTAGCAGATGCTATCCAATGTCCGAATGGAAAATTACTGTAGAGTTCAAATGTTCCGTCTTTCTTTGAAACAGTGCTCACTATTTTAGTCCAGTCTTTACTCCAGCCCATTATGATTGCACCTTCAATTGGTTTATCATTTTCATCAAGAATAGTTCCCAGGATCCTGTGATCTTTATAATTTGAGAGATTGTAGTAATTATCAAGCTTTATACAATGATCTTTTAACTTCATAGGTTTATATTCCTTGAAAATTTTTGCAACCGGTTTTGGTGTACCATAGATCATACTGCCTTTGTCAGTGGTAGTACTGCCATGCCAATTGACGACACCCATATAATCAGCATGATAGGATCCCCAGGTAACATCCTTGTACTGCCACCAGGAATATCCAATGCCACCACAATTACAAACTTGTTCCAATGTCTTTTTAGCGAACAGACTCTGATCTTCGTACTTAATAGTATCATTGTTTGAAGGGAAGGAAGTTTCACCGATGATCCAGGGTTTTTCAACATATTTTCCATACCAATAGACTTCATTCATGACTTGATTTGGTTCATATTCATATGGATGAAAAGATAAAAAATCTACGTTCAGAATATTGGGATCCCATTCAAAGACCTCGCGAATTCCTGTTAATCCAATTGTAGTTAACTGATGCGGAGCATACTTGCGGATAAAATTCTGCCACTGTTTTGTGATCTTGAATATTTCGGGTTTTGTTCTTTCTATTTTATGAAAGTAGAGTGGCTCATTGAACAGATCATAAGCCATAATAGTGGGTTCCTTTTTAAAGTGAGTCATTACTTTTTCAAGAAATAGTTTAGGCCCGCGGGCATCTTCCTGAAGTTTCACCAGAAAAATTATTTTCAGTCCGGCATTCTTTGCAAGTTCAACAAGTTCATCAACCGCTTTTAAATATTTAACATACGTAATACCATCTTTAAAAGTGATCCGTGTACTATCAGTTTTATTGAAAATTGTATTGATATAAAACCATTCATTCACACCCGGTTCTCTTTTTACTTCACCAATGTTTGCAAACCTGACAGTATTAAAACCCATTTGCTTTATCATTTCAAGATCAGCTTTAAGGGTCTTTAAACTTGAATCTTTATCCAATAATTCCCGAATAGCCATAGGACCATATTCAGGATAAGGGCTTGGCCAGAATTCTTTACTGTCAGTCCTGAGTGCGACCATATAGTTAATTGCAATCGGGTAGAAGGGTTTTTCGTTTAAATGAAAAGATCCGTTTTCTAATGAAACGAAGTTGGGGTCTTTTTGAAGTTTATCATCTGACAGAAGAATAAATGAAATCAACAGAAATCCTCCGGCAGCAATAATTGAATAAAACTTCTTCATAAAATTTCTTGTTCAGTTTAATGACTGCAAAGGTCGGGTTATTTTTTAATTTTTAATGTTACTTTCCAATACAAAACTTCGAAAATATATTCTCCAACAAATCATCAGTCGTAATAGCTCCTGTGATCAACCCTAGATGATGCAAAGCCATCCTCAGATCACCCGCAATGAAATCATTTGTTACTTTTTGTTCCAGACCATTGTAGACTCTGGTTAGTGAGTTTGCTGTTTCGCGGAGTTCCTGGATGTGGCGGATGTTGGTGACGATGGCTGTGTTGTGTAAATTCTTTCCGGAGTTTACAAAGGAGAGCAGGAGCGAAGTAATACTTTCAATGTTGGTCTTTTCTTTTGCAGAAATAAAAGTGATGTTTTCGAAATCGCCGAACTCATTTTGAATTTCTGTACTGTTTTCTTTATCTGCTTTATTTCCTATTGGATATAATCTGATTTCCGTTTGAAGATCTTTTCGGATCGCATCAAGTTCTATTCGCAAATCACCGGCTCCGGTTTCGTGGAGATCGAAAAGATATAATACTACCGGACTCTGTTTCATTTTTTCAAATGTTTTAGAAACTCCAATGCTTTCTATTGCATCTTTTGTTTCTCTGATACCGGCAGTATCGATAAAGCGGAATTTAATTCCACCTAAGGTAATTTCTTCTTCAATCGTATCGCGTGTTGTTCCGGCAATCTCGCTGACGATTGCACGCTCTTCATTCAGCAAGGCATTCAGCAATGTTGATTTTCCTACATTTGGTTTTCCTGCAATAACAACAGGAATTCCTGTACGGATCACATTGCCGAGATCAAATGACTCTATTAACCTTGAAATATATTTTTGTAAACGATTGATGGTCTTCTTCAGATCATCACGATTTGCAAATTCAACATCTTCTTCAGCAAAATCGAGTTCGAGTTCTATCAATGAAGCAAAATGAATCAGCTCCTGACGAAGCATGGTGATCTCCGCTGAAAATCCACCACGCATTTGTTCGAGTGCCAGCTTATGTGAACCTGACGAATCGGATGCAATCAGATCAGCGACAGCTTCGGCCTGAGAAAGATCCAGCTTGCGATTCAGAAAAGCACGCATAGTAAACTCTCCGGGCTCAGCATAACGAGCGCCATTCAAATGACAAATGTTCAGGATCTGCTGCTGAATGTAAACCGAACCATGACAAGAGATCTCCACAGTATTTTCGCCGGTGTAAGAATGCGGTCCTTTGAAAACAGATATCAATACTTCATCGATCATTTCCGCACCCTTTTTAATAACTCCAAAGTGCAGAGTATGTGTATCAACTTGTGTTAACCTTACTCCCTTTTTCCTGGCCACAAAAAATGAATCTGCAATCCTGATTGCATCTGTTCCCGATAACCTGATCACAGCTATAGCACCCATCCCGGGAGGAGTGGCCAATGCTGTGATAGTTTCTGTGGTTGGATTCATCTTTGGGTTTGCAGGTTTAAGGTTTACAGGTTTCAGGTTTACTTCGATTATGGAGTTCGACTTTGATATGGACTTGATCGATCTGGTTTTTAAGCTGAGATACCTTACCAAAACTACTCTTAATTTGTTAATTTAAAAAATGCAAATATACGATTGATTTACACTGTTTTAAGTAATCTGAAAGAAGTTATACATCACATGGAATTGAAGAGTTAGCTTCTTGCTTATAATTGCAACTGCAACCTGAAAACCTGCAAACCTGAAACTTTGCTGGTTGCAGGTTGCATGAAATTTTCCCCCAATCGCCAACCTTAAACTAAAATACTCTATTTTCGCCCCTCTACTAAAAAAATACAGAAAATGAGTGTACTGGTTAACAAAAACAGCAAAATTATAGTTCAGGGATTTACGGGTAGTGAAGGGACATTTCACGCTACGCAGATGATAGAGTATGGAACTCAGGTAGTTGGAGGAGTTACGCCCGGTAAAGGTGGTACAAAACACCTTGATCGTCCTGTTTTCAATACTGTTGCTGATGCTGTTAAAAGTACCGGTGCAAATGTTTCTATCGTTTTCGTTCCTCCGGCATTTGCTGCAGACGCAATCATGGAAGCAGCTGAAGCAGGAATTGAATTGATCATCACTATCACGGAAGGAATTCCTGTGAAAGATATGATCATGGTGAAGGAATATCTTGCCGGAAAAAAAGCCCGTTTGATCGGACCAAATTGTCCGGGAGTAATTACTGCTGACGAATGTAAAGTTGGTATCATGCCCGGATTCGTTTTCAAAAAAGGACGTATCGGTATTGTGTCTAAATCCGGTACCCTTACATATGAAGCAGCTGATCAGGTTGTGAAAGCAGGATTAGGAATTTCTACAGCCATTGGTATTGGTGGTGATCCAATAATTGGAACAACAACTAAAGAAGCTGTGGAACTTTTCATGAACGATAAAGATACTGATGGCATCATCATGATCGGTGAGATCGGCGGAAGTCTGGAAGCAGAAGCTGCTCGCTGGATAAAAGCAAATGGTACAAAACCTGTTGTAGGTTTCATCGCCGGACAAACTGCTCCTGCAGGTCGTCGTATGGGTCACGCCGGTGCAATCGTTGGTGGTGCTGATGATACTGCTGCAGCAAAAATGAAGATCATGCGCGAATGCGGAATCACCGTTGTAGATTCTCCTGCTGTTATCGGTTTGACGATGGCGGAAGTTCTTAGTGCAGTGGCTTCTAAATAAATTCAAAAGAAATTAAAAAGAAAAAGCAAGAAAAGCAAAGCAAAAAAGAAAAGTGAAAAGTGAAAAGTGAAAAGTGAAAAGTGAAAAAAAAAGGGTTTAACGTGTAATTTACACATTAAACCCTTTTTTATTTTAGGCTATTTTAATAACACCTGAATTTTTCACTTTTCACTTTACGTTATTTAAAGTCTCCTACCTGCACAATAGTAATCTCCGCCGGAATGATCCATTTTTTCATTGCATCATTTACACGTGTCGTATTTAACTGAGCAACTGTTTTGTCAAAGGCATCATCAAATGCCATTGTACGGTTCAGAAATAGGTAATCTGATAATCTGTTTACAAGATACCCATCATCTGAGCGGTTTTTCTCACGGCTCTGAATGAATCCTGAAATAGCATCTTTCAACTCAGCATCAGTGAAGCCGTCTTTGATCATCTTCGCAAGTTCTTCCTGATAAGCTGAAATTAATTTGGCAGAATTTTCCGGATTGTAAATTGCATACGAACCAAACTCTCCACTTTGATCAAGTGCCGAAGCTCTTAGCCAGGAACCAACACCATAACTTAGTCCATCTTTCTGTCTGATGCGTGTTGCAAGACGGGAATTTAAAAATCCGCCGCCTAACATATAGTTACCTAATATCAATGCCGGATATTCTCCATTATCATCTTTCAACGTCAGATTTAAACGTGCAGACATAGTTGCATTTTTCTTGTCAGGAGTAATGATCTTATCGTTCTGTGCTGTTGCCTTTGCATAATTATCGGCAGCGCGTGTATATTTTTCAGGAGAAGTCCATTTGTCAAGAATTGAATTCAAAGAAGCAAGAACTTTTGTTTCATCAAATTCACCTACAACAGCTACTGTAGCGTTTGCACTATTATAAAAATCAGTATACATTTTCTTCAGATCTTCTATTGTCATTTTTTTAACAGCAGCAGTCATTTCATCAAATGTTGAAGTGTAACGGAAATCTGATTTTGGATACACTCTTGTAAGCTGATCAATTCTCAGAAATGCAATTGCTTGCGGATCGCTTTTCTGCTGATCAATTCCGGCAAGGATCTCTTCACGCATTTTTTCAAACTCTGCTTTCGGAAATGAAGGTTCGCGTAGAATTTGTTTTACAATTGTCATTACAGGAACAAGGTTATCTCTTGTTGTACTGATATCAATATTTACAACCTGACCATTACTGGAAATACCAACTTCAGCTTTCATTTTTGCAAGGGTATCGTTGATCTGTTCTTCAGAAAGATTTTTTGTTCCTTTCATCAGCATTGCTGCAGTAGCGTCAATGAAATCACCTCTGTTCTCCAGACTTTTTTCACTACCAATTCGTAGTGATAATTTCATTTTTACAAGATTTCCACGGGTTGTTTTGTTTAGCAAAGCATATTTTCCACCCTCGGTTAATTCTCCGCGGTGAGTTCTTTTTTCAATATTTGCAGGAGTAGCATCGAATGCTTCTGCTGCTGCTTCAATTGCTTTTCCTTTGTAATTCTTATACGTTTCTTTCAGATCAGGCGAAGGTGGAACAATTGTTCTTGAAGGATCTTTTTCAGGAATAAACAAACCTGTTGTCCGGTTTGATGGTTTAAAATAATCAAGCGCAGCACGGTTTACATCTGCCAGTTGGATATTTTCAATGCGATCACGATAAAGAAAAATTAATCTCCAGTCACCTGAAGCGATAAATTCACTGATGAATGTTCCTACTAATTCACTCTTGCTGAATGCCAGTTCAAAATCACGAAGTAAAGAAGTTCTTGCACGATCCAATTCTTCCTGAGTAATAGGATTGCTTTTTAAGTTATCAAGTAAATTCAGCATAGTTTTCTGTACTGAATCAATTGATTTTTCTTTCAGGATCTCAGTGTCAAAATAAATATAACCCGGATCTTTCAAAGGAAATACCTGTGCATATACTGAAGATGCAAGTTTAGTTTCAACCAATGCTTTATAAAGACGACCGGAAGGTTCGTTAGTAAGTACATGACTTAAGATTTCAATAGCAATATAATCTGGGTGTGAAGCTGAAGGAATGTGATACCCTGCAGAGGCAGCCTGAATATCACCTACACGGCGAAGAATTACCTGACGTTCCCCGTCTTGCGGCGGCTCTACTGTATATGGCTCTTGTAATTTTCTTGCAGGACGCGGAATACTTCCAAAGTATTTTGTGATCAATGCAAGAGCTTTTGATTCATCAATTTTACCTGTTACCATTAATACGGCATTATCAGGCTGATAAAATTTTCTGTAAAAGGCCTGTAAATTTTCTATAGGAACTTTTTCAATATCTTCTTTGGAACCAATAGTTGATTTACCGTAGTTGTGCCAGATGTATGCAGCTGACATTACTCTTTCCTGCAATATAGAGGTAGGATAATTTTCACCGCTTTCAAATTCATTTCTTACCACAGAAAATTCTGATTCAAGATCTTTTTTTGCAACAAATGAATTCACCATTCGATCTGCTTCCAGAGATAATGCCCAATTGAGATTTTCTTCTGTTGCAGAAAACGTTTCAAAATAATTTGTCCGGTCATACCAAGTGGTTCCGTTGGGACTCGCTCCATGTGAAGAAAGCTCCTGTGGAATATTCGGATGGTTAGTGGAACCTTTGAACAACATATGTTCAAGTAAATGTGCCATTCCGGTTTCACCATATCCTTCCATTCTGGAGCCTACCAGATAAGTGATATTTACTGTTGCAGTTGATTTTGTCTGATCAGGAAAGAGTAGAATCCGAAGACCATTTGGCAATTCGTATTCTGTGATCCCTTCAACAGATGCATTTTTTTTCGGCTGTATTTGTTGCCCGTAAACATTCAACAGCAAGCAAATTAATAGCCCCGGTAATAATAGTTTTTTCATAGATGATTTTATTGAATTTATTTCTGAGGCGATAAATGTATGAAAAAGGAGTTAATAGATATTAGAAGTTAATTATTAATGAGTTAATCATCTGGCTGATTGACTGAGTTTTATAAAATTTGTGATTTATTCATCAAATCTTTCTATTTTGCGTCCAATAAAATCATCGAACTGTGGAAAAACTTTTATCCGGAAAAACTGCTCTTATTACCGGAGCTTCAAAAGGTATTGGTCGTGGCATTGCAATTAAACTTGCTGAACAAGGAGCCAATGTTGCATTTACTTATTTGTCATCTGTTGAAAGAGGGCAGGCATTGGAAAATGAACTTGCTGTTTTTGGAATTAAAGCAAAAGGTTACCGTTCTGATGCAGCTGATTTTAAAGCGGCTGATGAACTTATAAATGAAGTGGTAAAAGAATTCGGTACTCTTGATATTGTAATTAATAATGCCGGAATCACACGCGATGGACTTCTGATGAGAATGACAGAAGAAAATTTTAATGAAGTGGTCCGCACAAATTTAAATTCGGTTTTCAATATCACAAAAGCATGTCAGCGTCCGATGCTGAAGCAACGCAGCGGTTCAATAATAAACATAAGTAGTGTAGTAGGAGTGAAAGGAAATGCAGGACAGGCAAATTATGCTGCTTCTAAAGCGGGGATCATCGGATTTACGAAGTCAGTCGCATTAGAATTAGGAAGCAGAAGTATCCGTTGCAATGCAATTGCTCCCGGATTTATCGAAACGGAAATGACAGATGTTTTACCTGCAGAAACTGTTAAACAATGGCGCGAAGCTATTCCATTGAAACGCGGTGGAACTCCCGAAGATGTTGCAAATGCAGTGTTATTCCTCGCTTCTGATTTGTCTACATATATTACCGGCCAGGTATTGAATGTTGATGGTGGAATGTTGACATAATCGATCTGCTTCAAAATTCAAAATTTATACGAATGCAATTTATAAGGCGTCATCTTCCTGCTTTCATAATACTTTTAATTACAGGCGCTTTACTTTTATATTTTTCATATAAGAATGAATATTCAGAAGGTGGTCCTGATAATGTCTGGCATTACTATTTCTCCCGCTATGCTGTTTCGTACCCTGAATTTTTCCTGCATCATTGGGGAAAACCATTTTTTATTTTATTAAGCACCTCTTTTGCGCAATTTGGATTTTATGGATTACAGATATTTAATATTGTAGTTGGTTTAACTGCTGCAATTGTAACTTATAAATTCTGTGAAAAACTCAACCTGAAATTCAATTGGCTTTCCATTATTCTGCTACTTTTTACTCCATTGTATTTCGCAATGGTTCAGAGTGGAATGACAGAGCCTTTGATGAGTCTTGTATTGATTGCTTCAATGTATTTATTGTATGAACAAAAATTTCTTGCAGGCGCGATTCTTATGTCGTTTTCTCTTTATACCAGAACGGAAGGATCATTTCTGACCTTGTATGTTTTGTTCTATTTACTTTTTATTGGAAAATGGAAATACATACCGTTTCTCGGAGTTGGATTTATCGTCTACTCACTTGCAGGTAAATTTTCCGGACATGATTTTTTATGGTTTTTTACTGAGAACCCATATAAGGTTGTGAGTCCATATGGTCATGGGCAGTGGATGGACATGTTGAACAGATATAATACAATCTGGGGAAGTCCGCAATTGATCGTTTTACTGATAAGTATTCTCGCCTTACTTTTTACTGTTTAAGTTCTTTCACAACTTTTAACAGAAAACAACTTACTCCGGAATTTAAAATTCTTTTTCTGATTTTTATTCCGGCATTCCTGTTTTTAGTATTCCATGTTGTTGCCTGGAAATTTGGAATGTTTGCTTCACTTGGTTTGGAAAGAGTTCTGGTATCGGTATCACCTTTTTGGGTAGTTATATGTTGTTATGGAATTAATAAATTGTTGATTGAGAAACTTTCAAAAAAGTATTCTCTACCTTTAGTTTTAATATTTTTATTTTTCGTAGTCAGGTCAACTTTTGAAATTTATAAGTATCCACTGAAAGCAAGTTATGATGCAAAAGTTGAATTGGTAGCAGCGAAGTGGTTTAAAGAAAATTATTCTCAGGATTGTATAATTTATTATGCGCATCCCGGAATCGTATTCAATACAGACAGGAATCCATTTGATAAAGAAAAAAATATTGAACAATTTGATCTTAATGTAGAAAAAATGGAAGTAAAGTCACTGCCAACTTATATCTTCTGGGATAGTCAGTTTTCTGAATCAGCATGTAGGTTAAAACTAAACGATTTGTTAAATTCTCCTAAAGTTCGATTGATTCATCCATTATTTGAAGATTCAGGCTTTAAATTATATGTTTTTGAATTAGTAAAGTAGTCCCAAAACTGTAAATTATCTATATTCGCTTCCATTAATTCTGTCCTGGAATTTTATGGTTCCACTCTTACAGAATATCTGTGTCAAAAAAATCAATCAATAATAATATGAAGAAATCAATCTTATTTCTGTTTGCATTATCAATTTTCATTTCCGCAAAGGGTGACTGGCTGACACCGGAATCTTTATGGAAACTGGGAAGAGTTAATGATGCACAAATTTCACCTGACGGAAACAGTGTCGTTTACAACATCAGAAATTTTGATGTTCAGAAAAACAAAGGAAATTCTGATCTATGGTTGTACGACTTTAAAACCAAATCTGTAAAAGCGATTGCAGCTGATTCAATAAACGAAACATCACCACGCTGGAGTAGTGACAGTAAAAGAATATTCTATTTGAGTGATGGTGGAAGTAGTCAGATCTGGAGTATGAATTCTGATGGAAGTGATAAAAAACAAGTCAGTCAAACTGAAAACGATATCAGCAATTTTGGATTTTCAAGTAACGGAAGTACCGTCTGGATGACAATGGATGTTCAACTCGATAAATTTCTTGGTAAAGATAAATATCCGGATCTTCCAAAAACAACAGGAAAAGTTTATGATGACCTGATGATGCGTCACTGGGATTCATGGGCGGATGGGAAATACAGTCATATTTTTGTCTCTTCCGTTGTGAATAATGTGATCGGCTCGCCAACAGATATTCTGAAAGATGAACATTATGATTCTCCAATGAAACCAAATGGCGGTGATGAAGAAATTGCTGTAAGTCCTGATGGAAAATGGATCGCTTATACATGCAAAAAATTAAGTGGCCGTGAGTATGCCATGACAACAAACTCAGATATCTATTTGTATGAAATTGATACAAAGAAAACAACGATTCTTTCCAAAGATAATTCCGGATACGACAAAGCTCCGGCTTTTTCTGCTGATGGAAAATCAATCGCATGGATCTCCTGGGATGAACCGAATAACGAAGCTTCCAAGCAACGCCTGATGATCTATGACATTGCAACTCAGACAAAGAAAGACATAACATCTGATTTCGATTTCAATGTAGAAGCTGTTAAATGGTCTGCTTCCGGAAATCGCGTTTATTTCATTTCAGATATTGCAGCTACTGACCAGATCTTCTATTATGATGTTGCCAATAAGTCAAAAGTAAATTCTATTCTTCAGTTAACGAAAGACACAGCTGATTATACAGGATATTCCCTTGCACTTGGTTCAAATGGAAAAGATAAAATTGTTGCAACAAGAATGTCAATTTCAGAACCGGTTGAAGTTTTCACAA harbors:
- a CDS encoding S9 family peptidase, whose amino-acid sequence is MKKSILFLFALSIFISAKGDWLTPESLWKLGRVNDAQISPDGNSVVYNIRNFDVQKNKGNSDLWLYDFKTKSVKAIAADSINETSPRWSSDSKRIFYLSDGGSSQIWSMNSDGSDKKQVSQTENDISNFGFSSNGSTVWMTMDVQLDKFLGKDKYPDLPKTTGKVYDDLMMRHWDSWADGKYSHIFVSSVVNNVIGSPTDILKDEHYDSPMKPNGGDEEIAVSPDGKWIAYTCKKLSGREYAMTTNSDIYLYEIDTKKTTILSKDNSGYDKAPAFSADGKSIAWISWDEPNNEASKQRLMIYDIATQTKKDITSDFDFNVEAVKWSASGNRVYFISDIAATDQIFYYDVANKSKVNSILQLTKDTADYTGYSLALGSNGKDKIVATRMSISEPVEVFTIDEKSGKSEQITFTNKEILKSYTLGKVEKRMIKATDGKEILTWVIYPPNFDPTKKYPTLLYCQGGPQSTVSQFFSYRWNFQLMAANQYIVVAPCRRGMPGFGRKWNDQISKDWGGQPMNDLLSAIDSVSKEPFVNKNRLGAVGASYGGYSVFWLEGNHSKRFKAFISHCGVYNLESMMATEELFFNNYEMDGAFWRTPKPISYDKFSPHRFAQNWDTPILIISNERDYRVPYTQGLEAYSAARMKSIPARFLSFPDEGHWVLKPQNSIMWQREFFDWLDKYLKH